TAGGTACGGTCTCGGAGGAACTCGTTGACACGGTCGTACTGCGCGCCGTCCATCTTCGTAAAGCGGGCGTACTTCTGTACGTCCTCCGGCACATCATTCTCCTCGGGGTCGGGATCCGGAACGTTCGGCATCGGGCTGTCGCCGTCTGCGTCGGCGCTCGCGTCGGGATCGGCGTCCGCTCGGGAGGGCGATTCGTCGTCGGTCGCGAACCGGGAGGCGTCCAGTCCGTCCTCGTCCATGGCCGCGTATTACCAGTAACCCGAGATAAGCGTTCGGAAGGGGACCCTCGCGTCGGCGGACGATCGCGGTCCGGCCGCACTGACTCCCGTCGACTCGCGCGGACGTGAGAGTCAGTTCGGCGGCGCCCCGACGAAACGCGAATCGAGACCGATCGGCTCACGACTGTTTCGGTGGAAACCGGGATATGAGCCTCGAGCGGCGCGTAAACGGTTCGAACGTGTACGGGAGTTCGACCGGATTTAAGTCTGTCAGGGACGTTCGGTAGTATATGTCACAGACGCCAGTCGTGGTCGAGGCAGTACGGACCCCACAGGGGAAAGAGGACGGCGTGTTCGCGGACGTCCGCAGCGAGGACCTCTCGGTGCCGCTGATCGACGAGATTCTGGCCGAGACCGGACTCTCTGGCGACGAGGTCGACGATCTGATGTGGGGCTGTGCACAGCAGCGCAGCGAGCAGGACAACAACCTCGCCCGCGTCATCGCCCTGCTGTCGGAACTCGGGGAGAACGTGCCGGCGACGACGATCAATCGCTGGTGTGCCTCCTCAATGCAGTCAGTCATCTCCGCCTCCGACGCCATCGCGGCCGGCAACCGCGACGCCATCATCGCCGGCGGCGTCGAGAGCATGAGCCGCGTCCCGATGGGCGGCGGCTTCGAACACATCCACCCCAAACTCGCCGAACTGTACGATCTCGGCGACCTCCAGATGGGGATGACCGCCGAGAAGGTCGCCGAGGAGTACGGCATCTCCCGGGAGGAACAGGACGAGTACGCCGCCCGCAGCCAGCAAAACGCCGCCGAAGCGACCGAGTCGGGCCGCTTCGACGACGAGATCGTCCCGATCGAGACCGAGGACGGCACCGTCAGCGAGGACGAGGGCATTCGCCCCGGCACGACGACCGAGAAACTCGCCGAACTGCCGACCGTCTTCAAGGACGACGGCACCGTCACGCCCGGCAACGCCTCCCAGATCTCCGACGGCGCCTCCGCGCTGCTGATCACCAGCGAGGCCTTCGCCGAGGAGCACGACCTCGAGATCCTGGCCGAGGTCGGCCGGAACAACGTCGCCGGCGTCGACCCGACCGTCATGGGGATCGGTCCGGTCCCGGCGACGAAGGGCCTGCTCGAGCGCAACGGCCGCGACATCGACGAGTACGACCTCGTGGAGCTCAACGAGGCCTTCGCCAGCCAGTCGCTGTACTCCCGCGACGAACTCGGCATCGATCCCGAGATCTTTAACGTCAACGGCGGCGCCATCGCGCTCGGCCACCCGCTGGGGGCCTCGGGTGCGCGCCTGCCGGTCACGCTGATCAACGAACTCCAGAAGCGCGGCGGCGGTCTCGGGCTGGCGACGCTCTGTGTCGGCTTCGGGCAGGGTGCGGCGATCGAGTTCGACGTCAACTAAGGCGTTCGCTGTCAGTCGAATCGGTAAATTCAGATTCTGCAATTCTTTGCGAACGGATCAATCGACGAGTAGCGAGAGCAATCTGGTGCCGTGGCGAGCGCTGACGGTGCGCCTGAGCACTGCGAAGGCGCGCCGGCGACTGCGTGCGAGGGATGAGTGAGCGACCAACGTGAGCGAACGAATCGGCTGGGGAGGGCGTGGCGATCCCCGTTGCCACGGTGGCAGAGAAACCGGCTTTGACGGCTTCACAACGCTCGAGACCGTCATCGACGAATCATCGAGTACCGAAGACAACCGACTCGAACCCGCCGTACGACCGGGTATTTAGATAGTTCGAGAACGACGAGACACGTATGAGCGCGCCCTTACTGGCAATCATCGTGGGGATCCCCCTCGCCTGGCACCTCGGGCTCACGGCGGTGGCCTACTACGACGCGGGACGGGTCGGCCTCGAGCCGCCGAAAAAGTGGGCGGCCATCACGTTCTGCATCCCGCTCTTCGGCTTCTTCATCTATCTCTTCGAGCGCAGCGAACTCTCTTACGAACCGGATGACGACCCCTACCGCGGAAACAACTTCAACATCCACCCCTCGCGGGCCGACGACGCACCGCTGCCCTCGCGCGGCGACGACCGACTATCGGTCGACGAGGACAACTGGGACGAGACGGCCGGCGAGGACCCGCCTCGAGACCGCGCGGAGCAAGGGGGCGACGGTCCGCGCGACGGCCGGTAGCGGGTCACCGCACTCGAGCAGTTAAAATAGTGGGACTGATCAGACGAACAGTCATTCCGTCGTGGGCGAAGGAACGACTGTCCCGCGGAGACCCTCGATTGCCACTCTCTGTTCGTGTCCGTGGGATCCACCTCCCGCTGCGCTGTTTTGCGTCGTGAGACTGCACTTGCTCGAGCGATCGAGTTCGAGGCGAAGACGCAGTCGCTGACAGCAACGCGGTCGCAAAACAGTACCGCGACTTCGAACAGAAAACGACGAATCGTAATAGTCGCCGTTGCGGAGCCCGCTAGTCCCTCAGTCGTCGGCCGGCGCCGCATCGAAGTCGGCACCCTCGAAACGGTCGGCGGGGACCGTCCCATCGTCCTCCCAGCCGCGTTCGTCGTAGTACTCCTCGAGTCCCTGCTCGAAGTCCGGAATCTCGTAGGGGAGGGTATCGTCGCTCCGGTCGAAGCCGCGCTGATTGTTGAAGTGGCGCTCGAGGGAGACGACGGTGCCGCCGAGTGCCAGCAGGTCCTCGTAGTCGGCGTCCAAGAGGATCTCGAAGCGCTCCTCGGTAATGAAGTCCCGCGAGAACTTACAGACGACGGCGCTGTCCTTGATGGCGTTGATGTTCTCGTGTTCGACGATCGCCGGCGGCTTGCCCTCCAGACCCGACTTGTCGAAGGCGTCGTCGGCGTCGACGAGCGGGTACTCGTAGGGGTAGAACTCGGCGTACATGTGGTCGGCGCCGCGGTTGGAGGTGGCGAAGGAGAGTCCCTGGCCGTTCAGGGTGCGGCCGTCGTGGGCGGGGAACTCCATTCCCTTGACGGTCCAGTTCTCGACGCCGAGGTCCTCGTGGAAGCGGTCGATCCCCTCCGCGAGCTGGTCGCCGACGCCCTCGCGGTAGGCGATCTTCTCGACGAGTTCGTGGATCAGATCGACGTTGCCGAACTCGTCCTCGCTCGCGAGGTAGGCCGCAACAGCGTCGCCGGCCGAGATTGCGTCGAGGCCGAGTTCGTCGCATAGCTGGTTCGATTTCATCACGTCGACGATGTCGTCGACGCCCGAATTGGGGCCGAACGCCATCAGGGTCTCGAACTCCGGGCCCTCGGTTTCGACGCCGGATTCCTCGTCTCTAGTCGGCAGCTTGCAGGCGAACGCGCAGGCCGAACAGGTTCCCTTCTTGTACTTCTTCTCGGCGACGCGGTCGCCGTTGACGCCGTCGATCCCCTCGAAGGAGAGCTCCGAGAAGTAGTAGCTGGGCAGCGCCTCGACCATGTTAGCGTACTCTGTGACGGAGGTCGTCCCCGATTCCTTCATCGGGTGGTCGGCTTGGGCGGCCTCGCCGTGGATCTCCATCTGGACGGCCGGAATCTCGACCTCGTTAGTCGAGTCGCCGTCGAAGGTGATCGCCTTGATGTTTTTCGCGCCGAGGACGGCGCCCAGTCCGCCGCGGCCGAAGGCGCGCTCCTCCGAAGTCATCATCGAGGCGAAACGGACCTCGTTCTCGCCCGCGGGACCGACGACGACCGTGTGCTCGGACTCGAGGTCGTGTTCGGCCTCGATGTGCTCGCAGGTCTCGGGTACCGTCGCCTGCTCGAGGTCGGGAACGTCCTCGAACTCCACGCCCTCGTCGGTGACGTGGACGATGACGAGGTCGTCGCTCGCGCCAGTAACCTCGACGGCGCTGTAGCCCGTTCCGGTGAAGTTCCGCGAGAGGAAGCCGCCGGCGTTCGAGGAGAGCAACCCGTCGGTCAGCGGCGAGACGCTCGTCGCCGACATCCGGCCGGTGAAGCTCATGGTCGAATGCTGCATCGGGCCCGTCGCGAAGAACACACGGTTGTCGGCCCCAAGTGGGTCGACGTCGAACGGGATTCGATCGTGTGCGAGTTTCGTCCCGAGTGCGCGGCCGCCCAAGAACGACTCGAGGAGGTCGTCGATCTCCTCGGTCTGCATCGTCCGCTCCCCGACGTCGATCGTGCACAGCGGTCCCTGGACGTGTTTCATATGAGTGGTATTACATTCCGCGGGTGCAAAATGGTATCGGTTCCTGTTACAGCCGTACATAGATAATGAATATATCGGGGACAGAAACCGATACGCGACGGCTGGCCGATCCCGGGCCGAGCGGCCTCGAGCAGTCGTGGTACCCGGGACGCGTGCCGTTCCCGCCGTTCCCTCTCGAGGGACGGTGCCGAAAGGACGCGTCCGACGTACTTTAGCACCGGTAACGTGAGAGACCGCGTATGTCTGCATCGGAGGGTCAGTCGGACGACCCGACGTTGGACGATCTGTACGAGCAACTCGAGGCGTTAGAGGAGACGGTCGACACGGCCGACGAGCGGACGGAAGTGCGTCGGACGCGACGGCTCGTCCACCGACTCTCGAACAACGCGATGGTCGGCAGGGTGATCACGCGGTTCACCCGCAAGGACAAGGCCGAGGCGTTCGTCGGCAGCGTCGTCGTCGGTATGCCGATGCTCGTCGAGGACGGCGTCTTCGAGATTGGCCGGTTCCTCGCTGCGCACCCGCCGCTTTTCGCCGTGAACATGGCACTAGCGGTCGCGTTGGTCGTCGGCATCCTCTACGTCGCCGACTTCCGAGAGATCCAGATCCACAACCCGTACTTCGGCGTGATTCCGCGCCGCCCCGTCTGGGTGTGTGGAATCGCCTTCGCGACCGCGGCCGTCCTGATGACGCTCTGGGGGCGAATTGCGTGGGACGAGCCCTGGGTTAATCTCTGTCAGGTGTCGGTCGTCTTCACCGCGATGGCGCTGGGCGGCTCGCGGGCGACATCCTTCCCGGCGAGTCGGAGTGAATGCGAGATCGTTCTCAGCCCGCTCACAGCCGTTCCGGCGGAGCTAGCAGTAGTGATCGGCACGGCTGAGAGAACGAGCAGT
This genomic window from Haloterrigena salifodinae contains:
- a CDS encoding thiolase family protein; the encoded protein is MSQTPVVVEAVRTPQGKEDGVFADVRSEDLSVPLIDEILAETGLSGDEVDDLMWGCAQQRSEQDNNLARVIALLSELGENVPATTINRWCASSMQSVISASDAIAAGNRDAIIAGGVESMSRVPMGGGFEHIHPKLAELYDLGDLQMGMTAEKVAEEYGISREEQDEYAARSQQNAAEATESGRFDDEIVPIETEDGTVSEDEGIRPGTTTEKLAELPTVFKDDGTVTPGNASQISDGASALLITSEAFAEEHDLEILAEVGRNNVAGVDPTVMGIGPVPATKGLLERNGRDIDEYDLVELNEAFASQSLYSRDELGIDPEIFNVNGGAIALGHPLGASGARLPVTLINELQKRGGGLGLATLCVGFGQGAAIEFDVN
- a CDS encoding aldehyde ferredoxin oxidoreductase family protein, with translation MKHVQGPLCTIDVGERTMQTEEIDDLLESFLGGRALGTKLAHDRIPFDVDPLGADNRVFFATGPMQHSTMSFTGRMSATSVSPLTDGLLSSNAGGFLSRNFTGTGYSAVEVTGASDDLVIVHVTDEGVEFEDVPDLEQATVPETCEHIEAEHDLESEHTVVVGPAGENEVRFASMMTSEERAFGRGGLGAVLGAKNIKAITFDGDSTNEVEIPAVQMEIHGEAAQADHPMKESGTTSVTEYANMVEALPSYYFSELSFEGIDGVNGDRVAEKKYKKGTCSACAFACKLPTRDEESGVETEGPEFETLMAFGPNSGVDDIVDVMKSNQLCDELGLDAISAGDAVAAYLASEDEFGNVDLIHELVEKIAYREGVGDQLAEGIDRFHEDLGVENWTVKGMEFPAHDGRTLNGQGLSFATSNRGADHMYAEFYPYEYPLVDADDAFDKSGLEGKPPAIVEHENINAIKDSAVVCKFSRDFITEERFEILLDADYEDLLALGGTVVSLERHFNNQRGFDRSDDTLPYEIPDFEQGLEEYYDERGWEDDGTVPADRFEGADFDAAPADD